From Vanrija pseudolonga chromosome 1, complete sequence, a single genomic window includes:
- the RIM9_3 gene encoding pH-response regulator protein palI/RIM9 — protein MNFIIHIGTFLLLVAFVLLLVASISAPVVKHVAFLTAKSAQHTFRYGAWGWCDTLGTNVCTGRSVGYPLAEQAGAFSGQQIAHSVSSTTRALVMHPIACVLSFIAFVICATADRFGFLGATLFTSLAFIFSFIVMVIDFALFGRAKRNLNKNPGISAQYGSATWLTLVATLCLFFALFFTFFSCCVGRRDNARGHVESGHVTTEKRGLFGNKHHRHVDGAAAPATTVNNDRRFWQR, from the exons ATGAAC TTCATAATCCACATCGGgaccttcctcctcctggtcgccttcgtcctcctcctaGTGGCGTCCATCTCCGCCCCAGTGGTGAAGCACGTCGCCTTCCTGACGGCCAAGTCGGCGCAACACACGTTCCGGTACGGCGCCTGGGGATGGTGCGACACGCTGGGCACGAACGTCTGCACGGGCCGGAGCGTGGGCTACCCGCTCGCGGAGCAGGCTGGCGCGTTTTCCGGGCAGCAGATCGCGCATTCAGTGAGCtccacgacgcgcgcgctcgtcatgCACCCCATCGCGTGTGTGCTGTCGTTCATCGCGTTCGTCATCTGCGCCACGGCGGACAGGttcggcttcctcggcgccacgctcTTCACGTCGCTCGCGTTCATCTTCTCCTTCATCGTCATGGTGATCGACTTTGCGCTGTTTGGTAGGGCGAAGCGCAACCTCAACAAGAACCCCGGTATCAGTGCACAGTACGGCAGCGCGACGTGGCTCACCCTCGTCGCGACGCTGTGCCTCTTCTTCGCCCTCTTCTTCACCTTCTTCTCGTGttgcgtcggccggcgcgacaaTGCTCGCGGGCATGTCGAGTCGGGCCATGTGACTACCGAGAAGCGCGGCCTGTTCGGTAACAagcaccaccgccacgtcgacggcgcggctgcCCCCGCCACGACTGTGAACAACGACCGCCGTTTCTGGCAGCGTTAG
- the HAM1 gene encoding Histone acetyltransferase of the MYST family 1 — protein sequence MPAPKAPPLTPGRADAREQQQRDFAVGRLYLVARADGKLRPAIVLNSRPSKLAGAQDAYISFVGEDKRLDSWVPASALGEEVAAPGPSRLPSNGDAPHGASAPANGRDLREDISEASTPEREHAAVTRVRNFEDVRFGEYLIKTWYYSPYPLPLAETGGVASASLLTADGPKRGRKRKDPPGPTPGASKLRPSAPSTSDLLAAGVGKGGEGARGRLWACDLCFKYMRTRAGWEMHTTSCTQLQPPGRKVYQRGSYTIWEVDGAHATLYCQNLSLFGKLFIDHKSVFFHVENFLFYVLCDAATSKRDQVMAFFSKEKLSYDDYNLACIVTFPPHQNRGFGKLLMEFSYYLTRHPSTRPPSLSPGTPERPLSDLGLKGYMAYWTSVVLRVCRQLLSEPAPPPPPTPTKPKSTEGRSLRERKPPVKEEVHETVLVNGYHFTKRLDPVHKGQYAVTTTMSTLARAAHLRTDDVALTLEELGFLKKRHHITRKQPRRRDDDDEEHHDDDEEEEALGEWKDVEVVITREAVDEQWAKWRVRDAGVLDEKYSLL from the exons ATGCCCGCCCCAAAAGCCCCCCCGCTCACCCCGGGAAGGGCCGACGCTCgggaacaacaacaacgcgACTTTGCAGTCGGGCGGCTGtacctcgtcgcgcgagcgGACGGCAAGCTGC GCCCGGCGATCGTGCTCAATTCGCGCCCGtccaagctcgccggcgcgcaggaCGCGTACATCTCCTTTGTGGGGGAAGACAAGCGCCTCGACTCGTGggtgccggcctcggcgctcggcgaggaggttgcgGCGCCCGGGCCGAGCAGGCTACCATCTAATGGTGACGCA CCccacggcgcgtcggcgcccgcgaACGGACGCGATTTGCGAGAGGACATCTCCGAGGCGTCCACCCCGGAGCGCGAGCATGCGGCCGTGACGCGAGTGCGCAACTTTGAAGACGTGAGGTTTGGCGAGTACCTCATCAAGACCTG GTACTACTCGCCGTACCCGCTTCCATTGGCCGAGACAGGcggcgtcgcctcggcgtcgttgttGACCGCCGATGGCCCGAAGCGTGGGAGGAAGCGCAAGGATCCGCCAGGCCCCACGCCGGGAGCATCAAAGCTCCGAccttcggcgccgagcacgagcgacTTGCTCGCGGCAggcgtcggcaagggcggggaaggcgcgcgagggcggctgTGGGCGTGCGAT CTGTGTTTCAAGTACATGCGCACGCGGGCAGGATGGGAGATGCACACT ACGTCGTGCACGCAGCTCCAGCCGCCAGGACGGAAGGTGTACCAGCGAGGAAGCTACACCATTTGGGAAGtggacggcgcgcacgctaCA CTGTACTGCCAGAACCTCAGCTTGTTTGGCAAGCTGTTTATAGATCATAAA TCAGTCTTCTTTCAC GTGGAGAACTTCCTCTTCTACGTGCTATGTGACGCGGCGACGTCAAAACGCGACCAGGTCATGGCTTTCTTCTCCAAG GAGAAGCTCTCATACGACGACTATAATCTCGCCTGCATTGTTACATTCCCTCCTCATCAAAACAGGGGCTTCGGCAAGCTTCTCATGGAATTCA GTTACTACCTCACCCGGCATCCGTCAACACGACCTCCTTCACTATCGCCAGGAACGCCAGAACGGCCACTGTCAGATCTCGGGCTCAAGGGATACATGGCGTACTGGACGTCTGTCGTGCTCCGTGTATGCCGCCAGCTGCTGTCTGAGCCAgctccacccccgccgccaacgccaacgaaGCCAAAGTCCACGGAGGGCCGCTCGTTGCGGGAACGGAAACCGCCAgtcaaggaggaggtgcaCGAGACGGTGTTGGTAAATGGATACC ACTTCACCAAGCGGCTCGACCCCGTACACAAGGGGCAGTACGCCGTCACGACAACCATGTCGACCCTCGCTCGTGCGGCCCACCTCCGAACGGACGACGTTGCGCTCACactcgaggagctggggtTCTTGAAGAAGCGGCACCACATTACGCGCAAGCAACCCAGGCGAcgtgacgacgatgatgaggagcaccatgacgacgacgaagaagaagaggccCTCGGGGAGTGgaaggacgtcgaggtggtcaTCACACGagaggccgtcgacgagcagtGGGCCAAGTGGAGAGTACGGGACGCGGGGGTCCTGGACGAGAAGTACTCACTCCTGTAG
- the HMCES gene encoding Embryonic stem cell-specific 5-hydroxymethylcytosine-binding protein, which yields MCGRYALGAAHIAFLEGLQAQYGRLFPNRRHPADEDDEGGGPMRLRGGAPDEHEDVKLDFHAADDPEKGFPKWEREQDFWPSYNIAPRQRAPVVRRDQETGEVMIETMQWGLIPHWTKYPPTGPLNTINARSEALIDPSSGGMWHALKQHKRCIIPAQGYYEWQKKGATKVAHFARLPVSKGTTQADPPIMFFAGLWDTVKYVEPVASKFVPKEGDDREPYPTGNPVPLSTFTILTTTPSKDIAWLHDRMPCILTSYEDIARWLDLGEVKEGWKEGKGGTADVLHSVSGLDCYPVVPEVGKIGRSEQSYILPVAERKDGIKSFFAKQQPSPAKPKGAGSGGFTQAFKEDKKPVIKEEAVPAVKEETKPDVTETKPAAADVKAGTEPKAEPVDDDDIVLLDTAPSQSVKSESSKPASSQRSSQDSKPEPATPGKRKRGDERGGHQTKIIRQTPKEEKKGQPSITSFFKSPRK from the exons ATGTGCGGGCGATACGCACTCGGAGCGGCGCACATTGCCTTCCTCGAGGGCCTCCAAGCCCAGTACGGGCGCCTATTCCCCAACCGCCGGCACCCTgccgatgaggacgacgaaggtGGAGGTCCGATGCGgttgcgcggcggcgcgccggacgagcacgaggacgtcaagctcgacttccacgccgccgatgacCCGGAGAAGGGTTTCCCCAAgtgggagcgcgagcaggacttctggccgag CTACAACATTGCGCCgaggcagcgcgcgccggtTGTCAGGCGTGACCAGGAGACGGGCGAGGTTATGATCGAGACAAT GCAATGGGGCCTGATCCCCCACTGGACAAAGTATCCCCCCACCGGCCCGCTCAACACGATCAACGCGCGGTCCGAAGCCCTCAT TGACCCGTCATCTGGAGGCATGTGGCACGCGCTTAAGCAGCACAAGCGGTGCATCATCCCCGCACAGGGGTACTACGAGTGGCAGAAGAAGGGCGCGACCAAGGTCGCGCACTTTGCCCGTCTGCCAGTGTCGAAGGGCACGACGCAGGCTGACCCGCCAATTATGTTCTTCGCGGGGCTCTGGGACACAGTCAAGTACGTTGAGCCTGTCGCGTCCAAGTTCGTGCCCAAGGAaggcgacgaccgcgagccGTACCCTACAGGCAACCCCGTGCCTCTGTCGACGTTCACGAtcctgacgacgacgccgtccaAGGACATTGCGTGGCTGCACGACCGGATGCCGTGCATCCTTACGAGCTACGAGGACATTGCGCGCTGGctggacctcggcgaggtgaAGGAAGGGTGgaaggagggcaagggcggtaCGGCGGATGTTCTGCACAGTGTGTCGGGCTTGGACTG CTACCCTGTCGTTCCCGAGGTCGGAAAGATCGGTCGGAGCGAGCAGTCGTACATCCTTCCTGTCGCTGAGCGGAAAGACGGCATAAAGTCGTTCTTTGCGAAGCAGCAGCCATCACCAGCCAAACCAAAGGGAGCCGGCTCTGGGGGGTTCACCCAGGCGTtcaaggaggacaagaagcCTGTGATAAAAGAGGAGGCTGTGCCAGCGGTCAAGGAGGAGACCAAGCCAGATGTCACAGAGACCAAGCCTGCGGCTGCAGACGTCAAGGCCGGAACCGAGCCCAAAGCCGAACccgtggacgacgacgacatcgtcctcctcgacactGCCCCTAGTCAGTCGGTCAAATCCGAGTCATCCAAGCCCGCATCATCTCAGCGTTCGTCTCAGGACTCGAAGCCTGAGCCAGCTACACCtggcaagcgcaagcgcggaGACGAACGAGGCGGGCACCAGACCAAGATCATCCGGCAGACACCAAAAGAGGAGAAGAAGGGG CAACCGTCCATCACGAGCTTCTTCAAGTCGCCGCGCAAGTAG
- the PUS1 gene encoding tRNA pseudouridine synthase 1, whose protein sequence is MAEDTKPTVPPVEQQASSENAGGSDRPAKRPAADDEEAAMNASSSTGGGNQGEKRARWSDKRVQRGKGQKHGGGRDKHAGRQGKWDDKRNAEARLEAKRLRDEEAAQNGQLVPAAPAEGEDGEAKEKRLPKKRAAVMVGYCGTGYSGMQIQTHGSKTIEGDIFDALHKAGAVSDENFKDHKKVELQRAARTDAGVHAAGNVISLKMILNPPLPEGFATLADYVNSFLPPQIRMWGHVRTMKSFQARTSCDSRVYEYLLPTYCLLPPAKTDALAGVLDNVSPGWREVVAAGAEFVDAAPTFEVTDDNGELDPRQRGEFERRRGYRVDKDTVERFRALIAEYKGTHNFHNYTVGRPFNDRSVKRFMISLEVREPAVYGDIEWLSVRIHGQSFMLHQIRKMIAMAMLACRTGTPPKLLPETFGPKRIHIPKAPPLGLLLEQPQFKTFNERTLRFPKEDGMEREIVDFSPFEGLMHDFKVKWIYERLREVELEHNVFHKWNRQVDCTGSEQFSYFNTNGVIPPEAVVTLTSKKYADPRAQPAEGAEGAKATKAEYESDDEDGEIDAGALARGELDS, encoded by the exons ATGGCAGAGGACACGAAGCCGACAGTCCCACCAGTagagcagcaagcaagcagcgaaaatgccggcggcagcgaccgcCCGGCGAAGCGCCcagcggccgacgacgaagaggcAGCGATgaacgcctcgtcgtcgaccggcggcggcaaccagggcgagaagcgcgcgcggtggAGCGACAagcgcgtgcagcgcggcAAGGGCCAGAagcacggcggcggacgagacAAGCACGCGGGCCGGCAAGGCAAGTGGGACGACAAGCGGAATGCCGAGGCGAGACTCGAGGCCAAGAgactgcgcgacgaggaggccgcgcaGAACGGCCAGCTTGTGCCGGCAGCtcccgccgagggcgaggacggagAGGCAAAGGAGAAGCGCCTGCCGAagaagcgcgcggcggtgatgGTGGGGTACTGCGGCACGGGGTACTCTGGCATGCAGAT CCAAACCCACGGCTCCAAGACGATCGAGGGCGACATCTTCGACGCGCTGCacaaggccggcgcggtcTCGGACGAAAACTTCAAGGACCACAAGAAGgtcgagctgcagcgcgccgcgcgtaccgacgccggcgtgcacGCTGCCGGTAACGTCATTTCGCTCAAGATGATCCTCAACCCGCCGCTTCCCGAGGGCTTTGCCACGCTCGCAGACTACGTCAACTCGTTCCTCCCGCCGCAGATCCGCATGTGGGGGCACGTGCGCACGATGAAGTCGTTCCAGGCAAGGAC ATCGTGCGACTCGCGCGTGTACGAGTATCTCTTGCCGACGTACTGCCTCCTGCCGCCGGCGAAGACGGACGCGCTTgcgggcgtgctcgacaatgtgtcgcctggctggcgggaggtggtcgccgccggcgctgagttcgtcgacgccgcgcccacgTTCGAAGTgaccgacgacaacggcgagctcgacccccgccagcgcggcgagtttgagcgccgccgcggatACCGCGTCGACAAGGACACGGTGGAGCGCTTCCGCGCGCTCATTGCCGAGTACAAGGGCACGCACAACTTCCACAACTATACCGTCGGACGGCCGTTCAACGACCGCAGTGTCAAGCGCTTCATGATCTcgctcgaggtgcgcgagccgGCAGTGTACGGCGACATTGAGTGGCTCTCGGTGCGCATCCACGGCCAGAGCTTCATGCTGCACCAGATC CGCAAGATGATCGCCATGGCCATGCTCGCCTGCAggacgggcacgccgcccaaGCTCCTGCCCGAGACGTTTGGCCCCAAGCGCATCCACATCCccaaggcgccgccgctcggcctgctgctcgagcagcccCAGTTCAAGACGTTCAACGAGCGCACGCTCCGCTTCCCGAAGGAGGACGGCATGGAGCGCGAGATTGTCGACTTCTCGCCGTTCGAGGGCCTCATGCACGACTTCAAGGTCAAGTGGATTTATGAGAGactgcgcgaggtcgagctcgagcataatgt CTTCCACAAGTGGAACCGTCAGGTCGACTGCACTGGCTCCGAGCAGTTCTCGTACTTCAA CACCAACGGTGTCATCCCgcccgaggcggtggtgacgCTCACGAGCAAGAAGTATGCCGACCCTCGTGCCCAGCCTGCCgagggggccgagggcgccaaggccaccaaggccgagtatgagagcgacgacgaggacggcgagattgacgcgggcgcgctcgcccgtgGTGAGCTGGACAGCTAG
- the ARB_04768 gene encoding Chitin deacetylase, with product MLFKPLALFAALAALAVAHPQPADKRQNAAVQVIENCSVQGQVALTFDDGPYLYEMDVVKQLNGGKATFFFNGNNYDCIYNHVDTVRTLYAQGHTLASHTWSHPDLTKLDYNGINQELEKLETAFIRILGVKPLYFRPPFGSYNNLVLQVLRDRGYKKLFLWSDDTGDANGASVQSSKNTYNSIKFPAPHMVLSHSTIQTTSTQVLPFAVPKLQCQGYSLRAVDTCLGSNGEWPYQYIGPPGTPDGSWKC from the exons ATGCTCTTCAagcccctcgccctcttcgctgccctcgcggccctcgccgtcgcccacccccagcccgccgacAAGCGCCAGAACGCCGCCGTGCAGGTCATTGAGAACTGCTCGGTCCAGGGCCAGGTCGCGCTCACCTTTGACG ACGGACCCTACCTCTACGAGATGGACGTTGTCAAGCAGctcaacggcggcaaggccacCTTCTTCTTCAAC GGTAACAACTACGACTGCATCTACA ACCACGTCGACACCGTCCGCACCCTCTACGCGCAGGGCCAcacgctcgcctcgcacACCTGGTCGCACCCCGAcctcaccaagctcgactACAACGGCATCAAccaggagctcgagaagctcgagaCGGCCTTCATCCGCATTCTCGGCGTCAAGCCCCTCTAC TTCCGCCCGCCTTTCGGCTCGTACAACAACCTCGTGCTCCAGGTGCTCCGTGACCGTGGTTACAAGA AGCTCTTCCTCTGGTCCGACGACACTGGAGATGCCAACGGCGCCTCTGTGCAGTCGTCCAAGAACACGTACAACAGCATCAAGTTCCCCGCCCCCCACATGGTCCTCTCGCACTCGACTATCCAGACGA CCTCTACCCAGGTGCTCCCCTTCGCCGTCCCCAAGCTCCAGTGCCAGGGCTACTctctccgcgccgtcgacacctGCCTCGGCTCCAACGGCGAGTGGCCTTACCAGTACATTGGCCCCCCCGGCACCCCCGACGGCTCGTGGAAGTGCTAA